From Ptychodera flava strain L36383 chromosome 2, AS_Pfla_20210202, whole genome shotgun sequence, the proteins below share one genomic window:
- the LOC139123542 gene encoding antiviral innate immune response receptor RIG-I-like yields MGQNSIFSVILTIHRFYHKTIDTQDSLHCGITASCERSSAAVHREITRPKQDPKGETTSVQQHIDDHSLHRAQDEHIAQQIQHLQEEQEEVADSTGSPPSKRRKCSSIPTEIHPDDVNEIGDTDNLEFCTDEPQLETFKLRNYQMELVEPALEGRNTIICAPTGSGKTITALYIMQRHLVKGFTANRPHRIVFLVNQKPLVEQQGNVFEEYLIPMNYRVIQLTGDTATIPMAEVVEEGYDVMVLTAQILVNALKDNIISSLSVFTMLIFDECHHTQKLEPYNDIMARYRDMKIDHPKQPRPQIIGLTASLGVGKSKTQQLAMEHILKICANLDADNISTVVKNKNELQRYAPVPDEALLSVQGRVEDPFFKIVSEIMLKIETDMLSSEGTDAIDPKVLKPPSERGTQSYEHWVVNLGKQSIVVLTDDKIGRMFTTCTDHLRKYNDSLFVNKDARTKDALQYLNKYFDNLENKRQGFDKLDEDLFQLFKENKPELEKVAADPQYKNPKDKPDSRCIILTTTRASCYALKSWMEETPEFVGLNPGVLIGGGGSGDNPGMTETQQRNLLEKFKEGNHSIIVCTSVGQEGIDIQLCNLVFRYNYANNEIGRVQAIGRSRVNSGKTFLVAVTETGVMKRKQLNMTCEKT; encoded by the exons ATGGGA CAAAATAgtattttttcagtcattttaacgATACATCgtttttatcacaaaacaatagaTACCCAAGACTCGCTTCATTGCGGTATTACAGCCAGCTGTGAACGGAGTTCAGCTGCAGTACACAGAGAGATAACAAGACCAAAGCAAGATCCTAAAGGTGAAACTACAAGCGTGCAACAGCACATAGACGACCACAGTTTACATCGAGCACAGGACGAACACATCGCACAGCAAATACAGCACCTTCAAGAAGAACAGGAGGAAGTAGCAGATAGTACAG GTTCACCACCAAGTAAACGCCGTAAATGTTCTAGCATTCCTACTGAAATACATCCAG ACGATGTTAATGAGATTGGAGATACAGATAACTTGGAATTCTGTACTGATGAACCACAATTGGAGACTTTCAAGCTGAGGAATTATCAAATGGAATTGGTAGAACCTGCTTTGGAAGGCAGAAACACCATCATCTGTGCCCCTACAGGAAGTGGTAAAACTATCACTGCCCTGTATATCATGCAGCGCCACCTAGTGAAAGgatttacag CAAACAGACCGCACAGAATAGTGTTCCTTGTGAACCAAAAACCACTGGTTGAACAGCAGGGGAATGTGTTTGAGGAGTACCTCATCCCAATGAATTACAGGGTCATCCAGTTAACAGGAGATACCGCTACCATCCCCATGGCGGAAGTGGTGGAAGAAGGTTATGACGTCATGGTGTTGACAGCCCAGATTCTGGTGAATGCCCTGAAAGACAACATCATCAGTTCCCTGTCTGTTTTCACCATGCTGATATTTGATGAATGCCATCACACACAG AAATTGGAACCATACAATGACATCATGGCAAGGTACAGAGATATGAAGATAGATCACCCCAAACAACCAAGGCCTCAG ATAATAGGATTGACAGCTTCCCTGGGCGTGGGCAAAAGTAAAACTCAGCAACTGGCAATGGAGCATATTTTGAAGATCTGTGCCAATCTTGATGCTGATAATATATCAACTgttgtgaaaaacaaaaacgaaCTGCAGCGTTATGCTCCTGTACCGGATGAAG CATTACTCAGCGTTCAAGGCAGAGTTGAAGAtccatttttcaaaatagtcAGTGaaattatgttaaaaattgaaACTGATATGCTCTCCTCCGAAG GTACTGACGCAATTGACCCAAAAGTTCTGAAACCCCCCAGTGAGCGAGGAACACAGTCCTATGAGCACTGGGTGGTCAACCTCGGAAAACAAAGTATTGTTGTGCTCACGGATGACAAAATTGGGCGGATGTTTACGACATGCACCGATCATCTTAGG AAATATAATGATTCACTGTTTGTCAACAAAGATGCTCGGACTAAGGACGCTTTGCAGTATCTAAACAAATACTTTGACAACCTGGAGAACAAAAGACAAGGTTTTGATAAACTTGATGAAGACCTCTTCCAATTATTTAAAG AGAACAAACCAGAGTTGGAAAAAGTTGCAGCTGACCCACAATACAAGAACCCT AAGGACAAGCCGGATTCCCGTTGCATCATTCTCACTACAACTAGGGCTTCATGCTATGCCTTGAAGAGTTGGATGGAAGAAACTCCAGAATTTGTAGGACTGAATCCTGGAGTGTTGATTGGCGGTGGTGGAAGCGGAGATAATCCTG GAATGACTGAGACACAACAACGGAATCTTTTAGAGAAGTTCAAAGAAGGCAACCACAGTATCATCGTCTGTACAAGCGTTGGTCAAGAAGGTATCGATATCCAGCTCTGTAACTTGGTTTTTCGCTACAATTATGCCAACAATGAAATAGGTCGTGTACAGGCTATAG GAAGAAGTAGAGTCAATTCTGGAAAAACTTTCCTGGTAGCAGTAACGGAAACTGGTGTCATGAAACGAAAACAGCTTAATATGACATGCGAGAAAACATGA